Genomic window (Ureibacillus composti):
GGTATGGGCGGTGGAACTGGTACAGGTGCAGCTCCAGTAATCGCATCCATTGCACGTGATTTAGGTGCTTTAACAGTTGGTGTTGTTACACGTCCATTCTCGTTTGAAGGCCGTAAACGTCAAACACAAGCTATTTCAGGGATCGCAGCAATGAAAGAAGCTGTGGATACATTAATTGTAATTCCAAACGATAAATTATTACAAATCGTTGATAAAAGCACTCCAATGCTTGAAGCGTTCCGCGAGGCTGATAATGTATTACGTCAAGGGGTACAAGGTATTTCTGACTTAATTGCTACACCAGGTTTAATTAACCTAGACTTTGCTGACGTAAAAACTATTATGTCTGATAAAGGTTCTGCTTTAATGGGAATCGGGATTGCAACTGGTGAAAACCGTGCGACAGAAGCGGCTAAAAAGGCAATCTCAAGTCCATTATTAGAAACATCTATTGATGGTGCAAAAGGTGTTATTATGAACATCACTGGTGGATCTAATTTAAGTTTATTTGAAGTTCAGGAAGCTGCAGACATCGTAGCATCTGCTTCTGATGAAGAAGTAAATATGATCTTCGGTTCTGTCATTAATGAAAATCTTAATGACGAAATTATCGTAACTGTCATAGCAACTGGTTTCTCTGATGATATTATTAACCAACGTGTCCAAAATTCACGTCCTGCGATGGGCAACAGAGTTGCACAAACTCAAGCTCCGCAACCAACAATTAGAGAACGCGTACAAGAACAACCAGTACAACAAGAACCAGTGCGTCAAACTCAAAATAATAACTATCAGCAAGATGATATGCTAGATATTCCAACATTCTTAAGAAATCGTAATAGAAATCGTCACTAATAATATGTTGAAAGTGCTGTTCAGAAAGTAGAATTTCTGAACAGCACTTTTGTTTATTTAAGAAATAGTAAATTCAAAACTTTAGAACGGAATACTTGAATATAATAAAATTCGAATGAAATCGACTAAATCCAGATTTTAAGGGTTTGGTCGATTTTTTTGGCGGATTGAAGCTGAAATCTTTAAGGAGACCTGCAAAAGCTAATGTTGGTTTTGTCGCATACTGGCGATAAATTACCTTTTTCTTCTATTTTAAAGAAGTATTTTGTCAAAAAGATTTTAGTTTTTTGTACGATGGTTTGACATTTTCTTCAAGTGCCGAGTGTTAATCTATCAATAGGAGGACGCTAAAATGATTGGAGAATTACTCGTACTATACAATACGTTGTTCAACTATTTTTTATTAAAATTTACACAAGAAATAACGGGATTGTATGTAAAAAG
Coding sequences:
- the ftsZ gene encoding cell division protein FtsZ: MLEFDTSIDQLANIKVIGVGGGGNNAVNRMIEHGVQGVDFIAVNTDAQALNLSKAEYKLQIGGKLTRGLGAGANPEVGKKAAEESREQIEEVLRGADMVFVTAGMGGGTGTGAAPVIASIARDLGALTVGVVTRPFSFEGRKRQTQAISGIAAMKEAVDTLIVIPNDKLLQIVDKSTPMLEAFREADNVLRQGVQGISDLIATPGLINLDFADVKTIMSDKGSALMGIGIATGENRATEAAKKAISSPLLETSIDGAKGVIMNITGGSNLSLFEVQEAADIVASASDEEVNMIFGSVINENLNDEIIVTVIATGFSDDIINQRVQNSRPAMGNRVAQTQAPQPTIRERVQEQPVQQEPVRQTQNNNYQQDDMLDIPTFLRNRNRNRH